TTGTATGGGAAGATCCCAGCCATTCAAAACGGGTAGGTTCTTTTCATAAATCGATtctattttgaatatttgatatCAATTAACCGTGATTATAAACATTGCTCTATACTAAGTTGATAACGCATGGAGAACAAAATGAAAGTATCGCACACGAAGGACATACTATAAACGATGATGAAGAGGAATCCTTCGAAGAAGAAATTGAAccagaaaaaaagaaaccaaAATTCATGCTATCAGGCATGAAGgtatattaattgttatatcTATGCATTACACATATTCAATACGTATATACAtggataatattttatatttatctcatTAGGATAGAATAGCATATGAAAAAGTGATAAGAGATCTCGACGGTGACGTATCATCGGATGCTTGCTTTGATATAAGTGCAACACATTTGCTTTGTATTAAACCATCAAGGAATGAAAAAATGCTTGGAAGTATAGCATCAGGAAAATGGGTTCTACATTGCATGTATTTGCGGGACTCTGAACAAGAAGGGAAATTCCTTGATGTTAGTATTGATTCTCTTGATTTATCGTTATCATATTTTACCTATATTTTATGTTTACGAGTAGTCTTTTACTTCACTTCAATTACTTATTGACAGGAAGAAAAATATGAATGGGGGAATCCAAAAAGTAAAGGGATTATACCGGATCCTACTGATAAAATTGAAGAAACAATCGCAGCAGCAGCATATAGATGGAGGCTTAGATTATTAAAAGAACCGAATAGGCCGTTTCACAATATGGTTGCTTTGTTATTAACTTCTGGGGACAAATACGATCAGTTTAAAAGATTAATCGAAGCTGGAGGTGGGAAAGTTGTCCAAGCACGGTAAGtttgtttttttattaaacTCATATTATTTAcagatatattataatttacattttatttgttTTAGACCACCATACGATACAAGTCCAACTGGAAAGAAGATTACTCATTGTTTCGTGAATCCTAAACAAGCCAGTCAACCGATCGACTGGGCAATGTTGGCCAGTAAAGGTATTCTCTGCTTTATGCCACAATATTTAAGCGATCATCTTACTGCGCAAACCCCATTAAATCCACGAGAATGTGTAATTGACGATTTTAAGAAGTATTTAACATTACTACCGAAATAAAACGTTAACAAATAACGCCTCCAAAAGATTTTGTATAATAGTATTTACAAATGTATATCTGTATATAGAAAAAATACATATgtcatattttattaaatagatTCTTTATTGCTTTATTACATTCCCTTTTGTTCCTTTTTGTGGAAgtataagaagaagaagaaaaaaaagatatatttttcaataatgcGATAGATTCCTTATAGTTTTGTAAAATTTAACTTATAGTCTTCTGCTACTGTCAAGAAAACATTACGAACATCAATGATATCTTTGTTGCATGTGGGATCTAATGAAATTTCGTAATCTTTAAGTATCGCAATTAAAGCCATAGCACTTTGCAATAGACCGAGTCGTACTCCTACAATGAATATGTCATTAAAGTGTAGAAGTTAACAAtatcatattaatattacaagaatattttatgttaaataatgttaaataaatatttaccgaTGCAAACTCTTGGTCCATCGCCAAAAGGCATGTACGTGCATTGTTTGATATTgtctttatttttatcgttaaatCTGTCAGGATCAAAACGCTGTGGATCTGAAAAATATCTTGGATCACACTGGAGACCAGTTAAAGCCACATAGACGGGTGTCCCTTTTTCTATAACTATCTTAGTTCCTGGAATCTAAAAAAATCTATCATTTAGGACGTTATATGACCAATGAAATATTCGACTGGAGCGTATAACAGATCTCTAACGGCATAAAAGATAAGACTCTTTTTGTCGAGTCATGTAGTCGTACGATATTTAATATGAATTCAtatattataaaagaagaacATTCTCTGTTATCGTTGCTATATATaatatctttttcatttttgaaaCTTATAAAAGGAGACttgaataaaatacaaaattttagtAACAATCGAATTAAAGGAAAATATGATCGTCATAAAAATTTTTACGAGGAAAAGAATCCGTATTGTTTGCTAAAAATTGCATATCCTTCAATCTTGTTTGCAATGGTAAGTAAATTCGTTTCCTTATTTGTTACATAGTAACTAAAATAGTTACATAATAACTAAACACACGCTCGCAAGAAAAAGgtattctttatattttaatattcgaaTTATCCGAAGAAAATATTTCGTTGAACAAGTTTATAACGAATCATTATTCTAATTTGTCGATTTACCTTGTAGTCTTTCACACAAATACGGTCAATAAGTGGAGCTGGAGGATACATTCGTAGAGTTTCCGACATAACTTGATTAAGATATTTCATACTCTGGAAGGCCTCGTAAGTCATTCCATGTTCCTTCAATTTCTCGTGAATTTCTTCTCGCGTTCGTTTCTGAATCTCCGGATGCTTAGCAAGTTCGTAAAGTGTGAGGCATATAGTTGTTACGCTTGATTCGCGACCAGCAACGAAAAATATTGCTGCTTGACTCACCAATTCATCGCCCTCAAGCTCTAAAGATAAATCATTATTTTTTTTAGACGAATTATACGCATAAAAGAGTTAATCGATGGTTAGGATTAAATATCTAGCTCTTACTCAAATcatctttatttttcaaatctATTAAAGAATCGATCAAGTCCCCTCGCTTAGCTTTGGTCATATTTCTGGTATCCATAGAATTCCAAAATACTTTACGGAAGTAATTTGTAGACGATCCTAACATTTGACCGGCAATCCACTTCGAAAATTGTGGAAAGAAGAACATAAAGCTAAATTGGATGGCACGAACAAACGTCATTTGAGTGCCTTCTTGAGCTTTtacgaagaagaaaagaagaaatgcGATAAATGCGAGGTCGTTCTAACTTACAAGTAGACAATAAAATAAGATAATACACAGCATCGAAAAACGTTTGACAAATACCTTTTTCAAAGAATTGCACCGTTTCAGGATCGAACGAATTTACTTTAATTCCAAAAGCGACGGAAGATATAATGTCAGTCGTATATCTCAAGGCAACATCTCTTATGAAAATAGTTTTCGTTTTCGCGTCATGTGAAAATTGCTGTTCTAAATATTTGATCATCGAGTCAGCGGTTTCGTCGATCAAATGAAAAAGTTTCTTTATTTTCCCGCTGCTGAATACCGGCGATATTTTTGTCCTAAGAAGAGTACACGTTCGTTAATAAATTCTTTTACCATGCTCGTAAACATTATTTTGATAAACTTTTTAAAAATTAGGAACCTCGTTTGTCTCCATTCCGGATTGTGCATCGTGAAGAGATTACTGCTTCCTATTTTATCGCGAATCGATTGAGCCGTAAAATAACGGTCCGGAAAATAATCGAAGTCCttgattaaaatttgtttaattaattccGCATTTCTCAATAACAAGAACGGTTTGTGGAAAATGTAAATTCCAAGAACATCGTCGTTGTCTGAAGCTTCATTGTGTAGATCACCGATCACAATGGAGGGAGATTTCTTAAATTGTATCACATCTTTTACATTACCAAAGAACCAGTGGGCAGGTAGAGTAGGAACACCTCGTCTTTGCCAGTAGGTACGCTTATTCTTTACGTATAAAAGCAGGAACGTCACAAGGATGGCGACCGTAAGAAGAATATTGAGAAAACAGTTTAGTATTGACATTTTTTGATGACACTCTTCCAGCTACTTTGAAATGATACTGATAGAGTCTGGTTATCCGCATTTATATAAGACCGGTCTTCAGTTGAGTTATCTATAAAtggtaattgaaattaatttaaaaaattggagGAATAATGCGCATTTTCCTAATTATATATCGAGCATTTTCTTGTAAAAtgatatgaaaatatttattatggtAAATAATCACAATAGTAagagtttatttatttactttagtATTGAACAATTCACTCGTTAGAACATAAGCTGTATCAGAGACGTTTATAATTATGAAAACAATGACTGTGCattttaaatatatgcattCATCGTGTGGTAAGAAAATAAAACGTATCGGGAAATTGGATCGGTCGAATAATAGTCCAGCCAAATTGACATTTTTTTAGGGACAAATTGATATTGAGGATTTTCTTGTAAAAAAGGTTGAAGATGtttattctgatattaaataatCATAGAGGTAAgaacttatttatttatattattacataacgcTTTATATGTATGACAACATAAACTATATCGATGACCTTTAGTGGTACTTATCGAAGAATGACTATGCATTTTGTTACATttatataaactatatcgatgaCCCTTAGTGGTACTTATCGAAGAATGACTATGCATTTTGTTACATTTATTTGCTACAATCAGTGGACAAGATATGTTTCATAACTGGATAATAGTCGGATGACTCGGAACGATATTGAAAACAAAATAAGCGACATTTAATAAGCTCCTACGAAGCCCAGTGAACAAAATATTGACTGAACGAGAAAAACACAAATTCTTTTTACGTTTTGCTTTGTATCTTATAAACTATTGGTCGTACATGGAAAAGTTCTGATAGAAAGTTGCAGTTAATAAAATTATCTGTAAAACGAGACCTATTACGTTACGATAAATCCAATTGTTAGATCGCAAATTAGTAAAAAGCGCAAAGAAATCCATTTTTAGTAGGAAATGACCACAGACACCTCCACGCACCGTTTCTAACTCGACCGCGCGAAAACGGTAACTAATGGAACAAATCGCATTTTCTCGGCAATTATAAAATAAGCTCGAGTGTAGTTAGGATAACAAAGGCTCAATTATATGTTCATATAATTAACGCTAACCAA
Above is a window of Bombus affinis isolate iyBomAffi1 chromosome 5, iyBomAffi1.2, whole genome shotgun sequence DNA encoding:
- the LOC126915992 gene encoding cytochrome P450 6k1-like, which translates into the protein MSILNCFLNILLTVAILVTFLLLYVKNKRTYWQRRGVPTLPAHWFFGNVKDVIQFKKSPSIVIGDLHNEASDNDDVLGIYIFHKPFLLLRNAELIKQILIKDFDYFPDRYFTAQSIRDKIGSSNLFTMHNPEWRQTRTKISPVFSSGKIKKLFHLIDETADSMIKYLEQQFSHDAKTKTIFIRDVALRYTTDIISSVAFGIKVNSFDPETVQFFEKAQEGTQMTFVRAIQFSFMFFFPQFSKWIAGQMLGSSTNYFRKVFWNSMDTRNMTKAKRGDLIDSLIDLKNKDDLKLEGDELVSQAAIFFVAGRESSVTTICLTLYELAKHPEIQKRTREEIHEKLKEHGMTYEAFQSMKYLNQVMSETLRMYPPAPLIDRICVKDYKIPGTKIVIEKGTPVYVALTGLQCDPRYFSDPQRFDPDRFNDKNKDNIKQCTYMPFGDGPRVCIGVRLGLLQSAMALIAILKDYEISLDPTCNKDIIDVRNVFLTVAEDYKLNFTKL